In Patescibacteria group bacterium, a single window of DNA contains:
- a CDS encoding N-6 DNA methylase, which translates to MNYQEIKQKIKNCRNILVGIVPSPEAQVQQITIALMYKFMDDMDKEAQEKHDAPPMFFAGEFAKYSWTKLLSPQVGNQERLNLYAEAIEKMNENKDIPQLFRDIFKGAFLPYRSPESLSLFLKEINGFTYDNSENLGNAFEHLLSIMGSQGDAGMFRTPRHIIDFIVDAVDPQKNENICDPACGSAGFLISAYKHIINANTKEKKGDLLSPEEKKKLIKNFSGYDVSPDMVRLSKVNMYFHGFLDPTIYEYDTLGQEEKWDESFDVMLANPPFMSPKGGIRPHKRFSVQANRSEVLFVDYILEHLRPKGRAGIIVPEGIIFQSATAYKALRKLMIEDGLLAVVSLPAGVFNPYAGVKTSILFFDNEIAKKTKNILFLKIQNDGYDLGAQRREIDKNDLPLALEIIKKYKEVLSSCHSVLDTESIKKELDSRFHGNDKWGEIAHLVAKEKIAETGDYNLSGDRYKENNNFINRKWPMVSLDEVIDLNFGVRITKKNSEGIEYPVYGGGGESFRTDTFNREDELIISRFAMAEWCVRFVKGKFYLLDSGFTFSVKPEKKNEVLKDYIDRYFLSTQQRIYSCARGHAQKNLDVKQFKSLKIPFPPIEVQKKIVEQIEVKQNAIDHAKAIIQSLERERRYFGQSLRKLKGVELVKLENICDDFRNGVNFSKEQVGRGTKLVNIKDLFNDGYVDVENLEQVELKDKEVIKNTLKDDDLLFVRSSVKYEGCGYPSLIRVGKENIVFCGFIIKCSPNKKKVYPKYLLHLLRSEEYRNQVIILSNRANITNISQDRIKSVKIILPSIETQKQLADEVEKEQEFININKQLIKIYEQKIADVLSEI; encoded by the coding sequence ATGAATTATCAAGAAATAAAACAAAAAATAAAAAATTGCCGCAACATTCTTGTTGGAATTGTTCCTAGTCCTGAAGCGCAAGTGCAACAAATCACTATTGCTTTGATGTATAAATTTATGGATGATATGGATAAAGAAGCGCAGGAAAAACACGACGCCCCGCCAATGTTTTTTGCCGGCGAATTTGCTAAATATTCCTGGACTAAACTTTTGTCGCCACAAGTAGGAAATCAAGAGAGATTAAATCTTTACGCGGAAGCGATTGAAAAAATGAATGAAAATAAAGACATTCCACAACTTTTTAGAGATATTTTCAAAGGAGCCTTTTTGCCATATCGCAGTCCCGAATCCCTTAGTTTATTTTTAAAAGAAATAAACGGTTTTACTTATGATAACAGTGAAAATTTAGGCAATGCCTTTGAACATTTGCTTTCAATTATGGGCAGTCAAGGCGACGCGGGGATGTTCAGAACCCCAAGACACATTATTGATTTTATTGTTGACGCGGTTGATCCGCAAAAAAATGAAAATATTTGCGATCCAGCTTGCGGATCTGCGGGTTTTCTTATTTCCGCCTACAAACACATAATAAACGCAAACACAAAAGAGAAAAAAGGCGATCTTTTATCGCCGGAAGAAAAGAAAAAACTTATTAAAAATTTTTCAGGTTATGATGTATCGCCGGATATGGTTCGTTTATCAAAAGTGAACATGTATTTTCATGGATTTCTTGACCCAACAATTTATGAATATGACACGCTTGGGCAAGAGGAAAAATGGGACGAAAGTTTTGATGTTATGCTTGCAAATCCGCCGTTTATGTCGCCAAAAGGCGGAATACGACCGCATAAAAGATTTTCCGTGCAAGCCAATCGCTCCGAAGTGCTTTTTGTGGATTATATTTTAGAGCATTTGCGTCCCAAAGGCCGCGCCGGCATTATCGTTCCGGAAGGAATTATTTTTCAATCCGCGACCGCTTATAAAGCGTTAAGAAAATTAATGATTGAAGACGGACTTTTGGCAGTTGTTTCGTTACCGGCTGGCGTTTTCAATCCATATGCCGGAGTAAAAACAAGCATTTTGTTTTTTGATAATGAAATTGCCAAGAAAACGAAAAATATTTTATTTCTGAAAATTCAAAATGACGGCTATGACCTTGGCGCGCAAAGACGAGAAATTGACAAAAACGATTTACCTTTGGCTTTGGAAATTATTAAGAAATACAAAGAGGTTCTTTCCTCCTGTCATTCCGTACTTGATACGGAATCTATAAAGAAAGAGCTGGATTCCCGTTTTCACGGGAATGACAAATGGGGAGAAATCGCTCATCTTGTCGCCAAAGAAAAAATCGCCGAAACCGGCGACTACAATCTTTCGGGCGATAGATATAAAGAAAATAATAATTTTATAAACAGAAAATGGCCAATGGTTAGTTTAGATGAAGTTATTGATTTGAATTTTGGCGTAAGAATAACTAAAAAGAATAGCGAGGGGATAGAATACCCTGTTTATGGTGGCGGTGGTGAAAGTTTTAGAACCGATACATTTAATAGAGAGGACGAACTTATTATTTCTCGTTTTGCGATGGCAGAATGGTGTGTCCGCTTTGTAAAAGGAAAGTTTTATTTATTAGATTCAGGATTTACTTTTTCCGTGAAGCCAGAAAAGAAAAATGAAGTATTGAAAGATTATATTGATAGATATTTTCTTTCAACACAACAAAGGATTTATTCCTGCGCGCGAGGTCATGCCCAGAAAAATCTTGATGTAAAACAATTCAAGTCGCTTAAAATCCCGTTTCCTCCGATTGAAGTCCAGAAAAAAATCGTTGAGCAGATTGAAGTTAAGCAAAACGCCATAGATCACGCCAAAGCAATCATCCAAAGTCTAGAGAGAGAGAGACGCTATTTTGGTCAATCACTTAGAAAATTAAAAGGTGTTGAGTTGGTGAAATTGGAAAATATTTGTGATGATTTTAGAAATGGAGTTAATTTTTCCAAAGAGCAAGTAGGAAGAGGCACAAAACTTGTGAATATTAAAGACTTATTTAACGACGGATATGTTGATGTTGAAAATTTGGAACAAGTTGAATTAAAGGATAAAGAGGTGATAAAAAACACTCTCAAAGACGACGATTTATTATTTGTTCGTTCATCAGTCAAATACGAAGGTTGCGGCTACCCATCTCTTATTAGGGTAGGAAAGGAAAATATTGTTTTTTGTGGTTTCATTATCAAATGTTCGCCAAATAAAAAGAAGGTTTATCCGAAATATTTGCTGCATCTTTTAAGGTCTGAGGAATATCGGAATCAAGTTATCATTTTATCTAACCGAGCAAATATAACAAACATATCACAGGATAGAATAAAATCAGTAAAAATTATTTTGCCGTCAATTGAAACGCAAAAGCAGTTAGCAGATGAGGTAGAAAAAGAGCAAGAATTTATAAATATAAATAAGCAGTTGATTAAAATATACGAGCAAAAAATCGCTGATGTTTTAAGTGAAATATAG
- a CDS encoding NYN domain-containing protein: MVLKENNFAYIDAANLHKGVASLGWQLDYAKFRRWLFEKYGVRAAYLFIGLIAKYKELYKSLQEAGFTLVFKEVVYDGEGKPKGNCDADLVLQATRDAFENKFDTAVIVASDGDYAGLVKFLQEKHKLSVILSPSNEKKCSILLKRTGAKIAYINDQRSHLELA, from the coding sequence ATGGTGTTAAAGGAAAATAATTTTGCCTACATTGACGCGGCAAACCTTCACAAAGGAGTTGCGAGCTTGGGCTGGCAGCTTGATTACGCAAAATTCAGGAGATGGCTATTCGAGAAATATGGCGTGCGCGCCGCGTACTTGTTTATCGGTTTAATAGCAAAATATAAAGAGCTTTATAAATCTCTGCAAGAGGCGGGGTTTACGCTGGTGTTCAAAGAAGTGGTATATGACGGAGAAGGCAAGCCCAAAGGGAATTGCGACGCTGATTTAGTATTGCAGGCGACGCGTGACGCCTTTGAAAATAAATTTGATACGGCAGTTATTGTCGCAAGCGATGGCGATTATGCGGGACTGGTTAAATTCTTGCAGGAGAAACACAAGCTGTCAGTCATACTGTCTCCCAGCAATGAGAAAAAATGCTCGATTCTTCTTAAACGGACTGGAGCAAAAATTGCCTATATTAACGATCAGCGCTCCCATTTAGAATTGGCTTAA
- a CDS encoding virulence RhuM family protein has translation MKKLQPQSQIIIYKAETGETKIDVRFDGETVWLTQKLLAELFGVTVPTINEHIKNVYKEGELKESSTIRKFLIVQKEGIREVEREIDFFNLDMIISVGYRIKSSIATAFRQWATLRLREYIVKGFVIDDERLKNPDLPFDYFEELTRRISEIRASEKRFYRKITDIYATSVDYDPTDEKSTLFFKTVQNKVHYAITGSTAAEIIASRVDSKKTNVGLTNFRGSKPTKEEVLFAKNYLSEQELLVLNNLVEQYLVFAEGQAMQRVPMYMKDWIDKLHGFLQINNKDILKDAGKVSHELAKELAEKEYDKYYKKSLKAPSKADRDFEAFANKAMKLVSKGKKKK, from the coding sequence ATGAAAAAATTACAACCTCAATCACAAATAATTATCTATAAAGCAGAAACAGGCGAGACTAAAATCGATGTGCGTTTTGACGGTGAAACAGTGTGGTTAACGCAAAAACTTTTAGCTGAACTTTTTGGCGTTACTGTTCCTACTATCAATGAACATATTAAAAATGTTTACAAAGAAGGTGAATTAAAGGAAAGCTCAACTATTCGGAAATTCCTAATAGTTCAAAAAGAAGGCATTCGTGAAGTAGAAAGAGAGATTGATTTTTTTAATCTCGACATGATTATCTCTGTCGGTTACCGTATTAAAAGCTCTATCGCCACAGCTTTTCGTCAATGGGCAACTTTGCGACTACGCGAATATATTGTCAAGGGCTTTGTAATAGATGATGAACGATTAAAGAATCCCGATCTGCCATTTGATTATTTTGAAGAATTAACTCGTCGTATCTCAGAAATACGCGCCTCAGAAAAGAGATTTTATAGAAAAATTACCGACATCTATGCCACCAGTGTTGACTATGACCCGACAGATGAGAAGAGTACCCTCTTTTTTAAAACAGTTCAAAACAAAGTTCATTATGCGATTACGGGAAGCACTGCGGCAGAGATAATCGCGAGCAGGGTGGATAGTAAAAAAACAAATGTAGGCCTCACAAACTTCAGGGGCAGTAAGCCAACAAAAGAAGAAGTTTTGTTTGCCAAAAATTATTTGAGCGAGCAGGAACTTCTCGTTTTAAATAATCTTGTCGAGCAATATCTCGTATTTGCCGAAGGACAGGCGATGCAGAGAGTGCCAATGTATATGAAGGACTGGATAGATAAACTCCACGGATTTTTACAGATTAACAATAAAGATATTTTGAAAGATGCGGGCAAGGTCTCGCATGAGTTGGCAAAAGAGTTAGCTGAAAAAGAATATGATAAATATTACAAAAAAAGTTTAAAAGCGCCAAGCAAGGCGGACAGAGATTTTGAGGCATTCGCGAATAAAGCGATGAAACTTGTTAGCAAGGGTAAAAAGAAAAAATAA
- a CDS encoding DEAD/DEAH box helicase family protein translates to MQKEANARLKINALLQESGWRFFDDKKGKANIVLENNAKITKQAIDEFGNDFEKTNKGFIDFLLLDEKGFPFVVLEAKSEDKDPLDGKEQARRYAQSQNARFIILSNGNLHYLWDVERGNPTVIITFPTYESLKHFESFKPSFAALSEEKVESDYIVQTQNPNYQKDPRWIDETQRPDFIKDQDLKFLRPYQLSAIYSLQSSAKKGNDRYLFEMATGTGKTLIAGGIIKLFLKSGNAKRILFLVDRLELEDQAWKNFVRFLKSDFTCVIYKENKDDWRKAEIIVSTVQSLSFNNKYKELFSPTDFDLLISDEAHRSIGGNSRAVFEYFVGYKLGLTATPKDYLKNIDPQKVSEKDPRAWERRQLLDTYTTFGCPSGEPTFRYSLLDGVKDGYLVNPIVADARTEITTELLSEKGYSLMVENEEGIEEEQTFFQKDFERKFFSDKTNQIFCKTFLENAIKDPISGEIGKSIIFCVSQNHASKITQTLNQFATALWPDKYNSDFAVQVTSNIPDSQQFPINYANNYLNGQTKWLAGYKSSKTRVCVTVGMMTTGYDCQDVMNLCLMRPIFSPTDFIQIKGRGTRKYTFSYKDADNELIKIEKDTFKLFDFFANCEYFEEKYNYDQVLKLPIKTGTGTGGGEGVDIDEVNIFNPDPLKTFSEIAVGLAGMKVDWKFFDKFESVVKNDPVVKQKYEQGDVKGAEEYVKTEIFEKPEDYFNLDKLRKSVKADRRITLKEFIEKIFGGINKFKSKDELLEDEFEKFVSIHKPENDNLLQIKNFLKCYVADQEFRTIIDNNQIQRLYTYPSFSANELNELGKYKKIVPEYVKDYVSLNTFM, encoded by the coding sequence ATGCAAAAGGAAGCTAATGCACGATTAAAAATAAACGCCTTACTCCAAGAGTCCGGCTGGAGATTTTTTGATGATAAAAAAGGCAAAGCCAATATTGTCTTGGAAAATAACGCCAAAATCACAAAACAAGCCATAGATGAATTTGGCAACGATTTTGAAAAAACTAACAAAGGTTTTATTGATTTTTTACTGCTCGATGAAAAGGGTTTTCCGTTTGTCGTTTTAGAAGCAAAATCGGAAGACAAAGACCCTCTCGACGGCAAAGAACAGGCGCGCCGTTATGCCCAATCACAAAACGCCCGCTTTATTATTCTTTCAAACGGCAACCTTCATTATTTATGGGATGTAGAGCGCGGCAACCCGACAGTTATCATCACTTTCCCGACTTATGAATCCTTGAAGCATTTTGAATCTTTCAAGCCAAGTTTTGCCGCTCTTTCAGAGGAAAAAGTTGAAAGCGATTATATTGTCCAAACTCAAAATCCAAATTATCAAAAAGACCCGCGCTGGATTGATGAAACTCAAAGGCCGGATTTTATCAAAGATCAGGATTTAAAATTTTTACGGCCTTATCAGCTTTCCGCAATTTACTCCTTGCAGAGTTCGGCGAAAAAAGGCAATGATCGCTATCTTTTTGAAATGGCAACCGGCACAGGCAAAACTCTTATTGCGGGCGGAATAATCAAGCTGTTTTTGAAAAGCGGAAACGCCAAAAGAATTTTGTTTTTAGTTGATCGCTTGGAATTGGAAGATCAAGCGTGGAAAAATTTTGTTCGTTTTCTCAAAAGCGATTTTACCTGCGTAATTTACAAAGAAAACAAAGACGACTGGAGAAAAGCGGAAATTATCGTTTCCACAGTTCAAAGTTTGTCATTCAACAATAAATACAAAGAGCTTTTTTCACCGACAGATTTTGATTTGTTAATATCTGATGAAGCGCACCGTTCAATCGGCGGAAATAGCCGGGCAGTTTTTGAGTATTTTGTCGGGTATAAATTAGGGCTTACCGCCACGCCGAAAGATTATCTCAAAAATATTGACCCGCAAAAAGTCAGCGAGAAAGACCCGCGCGCTTGGGAACGCCGTCAGCTTTTGGATACTTACACGACTTTTGGCTGTCCTTCCGGCGAGCCGACTTTCCGATACAGCTTGCTTGACGGCGTAAAAGACGGCTATCTTGTTAATCCGATTGTCGCCGACGCGAGGACAGAAATCACCACCGAACTTTTATCAGAAAAAGGTTATTCCTTAATGGTAGAAAACGAGGAAGGAATTGAGGAAGAACAAACCTTTTTCCAAAAAGATTTTGAGCGGAAATTTTTCTCCGATAAAACAAATCAGATTTTTTGCAAAACATTTTTAGAAAATGCGATCAAAGACCCGATTAGCGGGGAAATTGGAAAGAGTATTATTTTCTGCGTGAGTCAAAATCACGCTTCAAAAATAACGCAAACTTTAAATCAATTTGCTACGGCTCTTTGGCCCGACAAATATAATTCCGACTTTGCCGTGCAGGTTACTTCCAATATTCCCGACTCTCAACAATTTCCTATCAATTACGCAAACAATTATCTAAACGGACAAACAAAATGGCTGGCGGGCTATAAATCAAGCAAGACAAGAGTTTGCGTAACCGTCGGCATGATGACAACTGGCTACGATTGCCAAGATGTGATGAATCTTTGCCTTATGCGACCAATTTTTTCTCCGACTGATTTTATTCAAATCAAAGGACGCGGAACGAGAAAATATACTTTCAGCTACAAAGACGCAGACAATGAGCTGATAAAAATAGAAAAAGACACTTTCAAACTTTTTGATTTCTTCGCTAACTGCGAATATTTTGAGGAAAAATACAATTACGATCAAGTTTTGAAGCTCCCGATTAAAACCGGAACGGGAACAGGCGGCGGCGAGGGCGTAGATATTGATGAAGTAAATATTTTTAATCCCGACCCGCTCAAAACTTTTTCAGAAATTGCAGTCGGCCTTGCCGGTATGAAAGTTGACTGGAAGTTTTTTGATAAATTTGAATCGGTTGTAAAAAATGATCCGGTTGTTAAACAAAAATACGAGCAGGGCGATGTCAAAGGAGCGGAAGAATATGTTAAAACCGAAATTTTTGAAAAACCGGAAGATTATTTCAATTTGGATAAATTGCGAAAATCCGTCAAAGCAGATCGTCGCATTACGCTCAAAGAATTTATTGAAAAAATCTTTGGTGGTATAAACAAATTCAAATCAAAAGACGAATTGCTTGAAGATGAATTTGAAAAGTTTGTTTCTATCCACAAACCCGAAAATGATAATCTTTTACAAATTAAAAATTTTCTAAAATGTTATGTTGCAGATCAGGAATTTAGAACAATTATTGACAATAATCAAATCCAACGGTTATACACCTACCCAAGTTTTTCCGCTAATGAACTTAATGAATTGGGTAAGTATAAAAAGATTGTACCGGAATATGTCAAAGATTATGTTTCCTTAAATACTTTTATGTAA